A window from Culex pipiens pallens isolate TS chromosome 3, TS_CPP_V2, whole genome shotgun sequence encodes these proteins:
- the LOC120421746 gene encoding coenzyme Q-binding protein COQ10, mitochondrial has protein sequence MTTTVASSIKSIVLSRSLVQFQRQPLLYSTYRGLFDFTPITNTRREFAQKKLAGYSAEQLFSVVSDVEKYNTFVPFCKKSHVYARKPGSLKADLIIGFPPLNESYTSNVTLVKPSLVKAECVDGRLFNYLLTAWQFSPGLKDIPQSCVIDFMVAFEFKSVLHSQLSNLFFDQIVKQMEYAFIAEAGNRFGPPSIKSHVLVSNKS, from the exons ATGACGACAACTGTAGCATCCAGTATTAAAAGTATCGTCCTTTCGCGATCCTTAGTTCAATTTCAAAGGCAACCACTTCT TTATTCAACCTATCGTGGCCTCTTCGATTTCACGCCGATTACAAATACGAGACGAGAGTTTGCCCAAAAGAAGCTGGCAGG ATATTCGGCGGAACAGCTGTTTAGCGTGGTGTCGGACGTCGAAAAGTACAACACCTTTGTCccgttttgtaaaaaatcgcaCGTGTACGCCCGCAAGCCCGGTTCGCTGAAGGCCGACCTGATAATCGGATTTCCACCGCTGAACGAAAGTTACACCTCGAACGTAACGCTGGTCAAACCATCGCTGGTCAAGGCCGAGTGCGTGGACGGGCGGCTGTTCAACTACCTGCTGACGGCGTGGCAGTTCAGCCCGGGCCTCAAGGACATCCCGCAGTCCTGCGTAATCGATTTCATGGTCGCGTTCGAGTTCAAGTCGGTGCTTCACTCGCAGCTGTCCAATTTGTTCTTTGACCAGATCGTCAAACAGATGGAGTACGCGTTCATAGCGGAGGCCGGCAACCGCTTCGGGCCGCCCTCGATCAAGAGCCACGTGCTCGTGTCGAACAAATCGTGA
- the LOC120421756 gene encoding uncharacterized protein LOC120421756, with product MAKFILFLIPLLLQGQADISPTLGLNLTRPYLIRVSKFICVEQPYKNTEVHICNIKLHRNKPASLNLHFTFTKPTKIMHLAFTMFYKYTTFQPFLMQFDIDLCHYFSEQRGKGINKIADFVIDFATSQVSWIDRCPYYGRYNITNFQVTPDIMPKFLPAGDYRLDARHYDESNNTWMYFQIFYSVRAKGLIDLSMG from the exons atggCTAAATTTATATTGTTCTTAATACCACTATTACTACAAGGTCAGGCCGATATCTCACCGACCCTTGGCCTAAACCTAACCCGCCCGTACTTGATTCGTGTGTCCAAGTTTATTTGCGTTGAGCAACCGTACAAGAACACGGAAGTGCATATTTGCAACATCAAATTGCACCGGAACAAGCCGGCCAGCTTGAATTTGCACTTTACATTTACTAAACCGACTAAAATTATGCATCTGGCTTTTACGATGTTCTATAAGTACACGACTTTCCAGCCTTTCCTCATGCAGTTCGACATAGATTTGTGTCATTACTTTAGCGAGCAAAGGGGCAAAGGTATTAACAAAATCGCCGATTTTGTCATTGATTTTGCGACGTCACAGGTCAGTTGGATTGACCGCTGTCCGTACTAC GGCCGCTATAATATCACCAATTTTCAGGTAACCCCGGACATTATGCCAAAGTTTTTGCCAGCTGGAGATTATCGCTTGGACGCTAGACATTATGACGAAAGCAATAATACTTGgatgtattttcaaatattctatAGTGTGCGCGCCAAAGGTTTGATCGACTTATCAATGGGATAG
- the LOC120421755 gene encoding zinc finger protein 883-like, whose amino-acid sequence MLGGKYSEPPEAARNRPNPVVMSMMVPPPPLYPAPSLVTTPTTVVPSTAVRRPPNDSSSAEDGSTTSSTTLQYQCQLCLKCFASVATLTAHLSTHEQDYRHASSGYNGQQLVASGAVIKSEPQPFQLLSPPIYPGFQVASGSGTTTGQACQICQKIFSTGDQFQAHMKIHENEFRNRALYQAGSVQQQQQQIQVKEQEPEEAGDGNPVDCIMCHKKFPTAASLAIHLREHREVKKPYNCSVCGKGFIQSNNLSTHMKIHSGSKPYKCEICLKQFSQSNNLKTHIRTHTNERPFACPICEKRFNQKNNLTTHMRTHSLICKVCQAQFNHPTELTKHVRVCYADLKPNICTVCNKVFINNEELTEHTNKQHNQVKPHRCQICLKTFTQSNNLKTHMKTHIFMDPFKCHFCSRSFQNEEEFARHSLVHSSPKPFSCPYCNKQFIQSNNLKTHVRTHTGEKPYKCFVCDRLFNQKNNLNTHLRIHQGLKPYQCTICQKRFNQSNNLNKHIYKVHCHDKIPGVPQQQQQPPPPVNGPIDGLGTVAQS is encoded by the coding sequence ATGCTTGGTGGTAAATACAGCGAGCCACCGGAGGCCGCCCGAAATCGACCAAATCCTGTGGTAATGTCCATGATGGTGCCACCGCCCCCGCTATATCCAGCACCTTCCTTGGTTACAACCCCGACAACAGTAGTCCCATCCACGGCTGTCCGTCGACCACCGAATGACTCATCATCTGCTGAAGATGGATCCACCACCTCGTCCACGACGCTTCAGTACCAGTGTCAACTGTGTTTAAAGTGCTTCGCTAGTGTGGCCACCCTAACGGCTCACTTGAGCACACACGAACAAGACTACCGGCACGCAAGTTCCGGCTATAATGGACAACAGCTGGTGGCCTCAGGTGCCGTCATCAAGTCAGAGCCGCAACCCTTCCAATTGCTGTCGCCTCCGATTTACCCAGGATTTCAGGTGGCATCCGGTTCCGGAACTACGACTGGTCAGGCGTGTCAAATTTGTCAGAAGATCTTCAGCACGGGTGACCAGTTCCAGGCCCACATGAAAATCCACGAGAACGAGTTTCGTAACCGGGCTCTGTACCAGGCCGGAAgtgtccagcagcagcagcagcagatacaGGTGAAGGAACAAGAGCCGGAAGAGGCTGGCGATGGAAATCCAGTTGACTGCATTATGTGTCATAAGAAGTTTCCAACGGCGGCTTCGTTAGCGATTCATTTGCGTGAGCACAGAGAAGTCAAGAAACCTTACAATTGCTCTGTTTGCGGCAAAGGTTTTATACAGTCAAACAATTTATCGACGCATATGAAAATTCACTCAGGATCTAAACCGTATAAATGTGAAATATGTTTGAAGCAATTTAGCCAATCAAATAATTTGAAGACACACATCCGCACCCATACGAACGAACGTCCATTCGCATGTCCAATTTGCGAAAAAAGATTTAATCAGAAGAACAATCTGACTACACACATGCGAACCCATTCGCTAATCTGCAAGGTCTGCCAGGCCCAGTTCAATCACCCAACAGAACTGACCAAACATGTACGCGTTTGCTACGCAGACCTCAAGCCGAACATTTGTACGGTGTGCAACAAAGTGTTTATAAACAACGAAGAACTAACCGAACACACGAACAAGCAGCACAACCAGGTCAAACCACATCGCtgtcaaatatgtttaaaaacctTCACCCAGTCCAACAATCTCAAAACGCACATGAAAACTCACATCTTCATGGATCCATTCAAATGTCACTTTTGTTCGAGGTCCTTCCAGAACGAGGAAGAATTCGCTCGCCACTCGCTGGTCCATTCATCGCCAAAACCATTCAGCTGTCCGTATTGCAACAAGCAGTTTATCCAATCCAACAACCTTAAAACACACGTCCGTACGCATACAGGCGAAAAGCCGTACAAATGTTTCGTGTGCGATCGTCTTTTCAACCAGAAAAACAACCTCAATACACACCTACGGATTCATCAGGGACTCAAACCCTACCAGTGCACAATATGCCAGAAGCGGTTCAACCAGTCCAACAATCTCAACAAGCACATTTATAAAGTTCACTGTCACGATAAGATACCCGGAGTTCctcagcagcaacaacagccgCCACCACCGGTCAACGGTCCTATCGATGGACTTGGAACCGTTGCTCAGAGTTGA
- the LOC120421749 gene encoding peptide-N(4)-(N-acetyl-beta-glucosaminyl)asparagine amidase: MTTLNESLVIALERSNGRDSFLTGAETLLRLLDNIIRDPQNGKFRTVRLENKTIKEKLLACSGMKQLMLEIGYVEANGTLSLPSNVVIAKLRKYRDFIAERMELCKNPGAAKPSTSKDVQQPLLEAKERVISVPRPTIRAGSAFQKRIAFPKIVCARNALLQQLELLSDQVMQYEDEELLESGRNLVPLETLKTRAKEKLRQVQKLVKAGTFDGEEPWLEDLILEELVGWFKADFFRWVNALPCTVCGNEKTQQVDSRVEDGVRVEVYKCCNELRRFYRYNDVEKLLHTRCGRCGEWANCFTFLCRALGYEARFVFSTGDHVWTEVYSARQGRWIHVDPCENAIDSPLMYEHGWKKEISYVFAFSKEDVTDVTWRYSNDHQKVLKSRRTCSESELLDTILKLRAKRRGKLSEPRKAYLRKRTLWECLDLLATRAPSQAELEGRSSGSMDWRLQRGEQKLNTFYIFIPNEQEIRAKQFNVRYSCAKDTYERFLKESTGVQVLESAKDWQSRQYTSENVFRKEEHDWKMVYLARTEGTERGSVCWKFDFSIQGMRVRDIKLKLDSMVYEGAKVELVYFTDEGKPTTNLQSLVGSGKFTIQARLSGGKMWQHSQIFRQGKHAEDYPFELNVQFM, translated from the exons ATGACCACCCTGAATGAATCGCTGGTGATTGCACTAGAACGGTCCAACGGACGGGATAGTTTCTTGACCGGAGCGGAAACTCTTCTGCGACTTCTGGACAACATAATTCGAGACCCTCAAAATGGGAAGTTTCGGACGGTGCGCCTGGAGAATAAAACCATTAAGGAAAAATTGCTTGCTTGCAGTGGAATGAAACAGCTTATGTTGGAGATTGGCTACGTTGAAGCGAACGGGACGCTGTCGCTGCCTTCTAATGTGGTTATTGCCAAGCTGCGAAAATATCGGGACTTTATAGCCGAACGAATGGAGTTATGTAAAAATCCCGGGGCTGCGAAACCGTCCACTTCGAAGGACGTCCAGCAGCCGCTGCTGGAGGCCAAGGAGCGGGTTATTAGCGTGCCGAGGCCCACGATCCGGGCCGGGAGTGCTTTCCAGAAACGTATTGCCTTCCCGAAGATCGTGTGTGCGAGGAATGCTTTGTTGCAACAGTTGGAACTGCTTTCGGACCAAGTCATGCAGTACGAGGATGAGGAATTGCTGGAGAGCGGAAGAAATTTGGTTCCACTGGAAACTTTGAAGACACGAGCCAAGGAGAAGCTTCGGCAGGTGCAGAAGCTGGTCAAGGCTGGCACGTTCGACGGAGAGGAGCCGTGGTTGGAGGACTTGATCCTTGAAGAACTGGTTGGCTGGTTCAAGGCAGACTTCTTTCGTTGGGTTAACGCATTGCCTTGTACGGTTTGTGGCAACGAAAAGACCCAACAGGTGGATAGTCGAGTCGAGGACGGCGTTCGAGTTGAGGTCTACAAGTGCTGTAATGAACTGAGAAGATTCTATCGATACAACGACGTCGAGAAACTGTTGCACACTCGGTGCGGACGTTGCGGGGAATGGGCCAACTGCTTCACCTTTCTGTGCCGAGCGTTAGGCTACGAAGCTCGTTTTGTATTCTCTACTGGCGATCACGTGTGGACAGAGGTCTACTCGGCTCGCCAGGGACGTTGGATTCACGTTGACCCGTGTGAAAACGCTATCGATTCTCCGTTGATGTACGAGCACGGTTGGAAGAAAGAGATTTCCTATGTGTTCGCCTTCTCCAAGGAAGATGTTACAGATGTGACGTGGCGATACTCCAACGATCACCAGAAGGTGCTGAAAAGTCGTCGAACTTGTTCCGAAAGTGAACTGCTGGACACGATCCTTAAGCTGAGAGCGAAACGTCGCGGCAAGCTGTCCGAACCAAGAAAGGCCTATCTGCGCAAGCGGACGCTTTGGGAGTGTCTGGATTTGCTGGCGACACGAGCTCCTTCGCAAGCCGAACTAGAAGGACGCAGTTCTGGAAGTATGGACTGGCGGCTGCAGCGTGGCGAGCAGAAGCTCAACACATTTTACATCTTCATTCCGAACGAACAGGAAATTCGTGCAAAGCAATTCAACGTGCGCTACTCCTGCGCAAAGGACACTTATGAGCGATTTTTGAAAGAATCGACCGGAGTTCAGGTGCTGGAAAGTGCCAAGGATTGGCAGAGCCGCCAGTACACCAGCGAAAACGTTTTCAGAAAGGAGGAGCACGATTGGAAGATGGTTTACTTGGCACGGACCGAGGGCACCGAGCGAGGCAGCGTCTGCTGgaagtttgatttttctatccAAGGCATGCGAGTTCGAGATATCAAACTTAAGCTTGACTCGATGGTTTATGAGGGCGCAAAGGTGGAGCTGGTTTATTTTACCGATGAAG GCAAGCCCACCACCAATCTACAAAGTTTGGTCGGGTCGGGCAAGTTCACGATTCAGGCGCGGCTTTCCGGAGGCAAGATGTGGCAGCATTCGCAAATTTTCCGCCAAGGAAAACACGCCGAGGACTACCCGTTTGAGCTGAACGTTCAGTTTATGTAA